In one window of Reinekea forsetii DNA:
- a CDS encoding CheR family methyltransferase, with the protein MVRLVKQAPALSDVAFAKWQDIIEDRLGLQLPEQRRSFLKTCLAMRMREIGFSDYLTYFNYVRSGDAGLIEWNCLIDRLTVQETRFFRDPEAFALVRDHLQRCCDAGRGPLSLWSVGCSSGEETYSLAMLTAEVLEQTDRRPRLRFGVTGTDVSRNALDQARAGVYGRRRVELVDERLEQRYFEQSEDHYQVVQAVRDRVCFVRLNLLELARSPLRNLDLIYCQNVLIYFRKWRRKDIVTELADRLAPGGMLVLGLGEMGDWSHPALTRVPSERALAYLKRK; encoded by the coding sequence ATGGTTAGGTTGGTTAAACAAGCGCCGGCGTTGTCGGATGTTGCCTTTGCCAAATGGCAAGACATCATTGAGGACCGTCTGGGTTTGCAATTGCCTGAGCAGCGCCGCAGTTTCCTGAAAACCTGCTTAGCAATGCGGATGCGGGAGATCGGCTTCAGCGACTATTTGACTTACTTTAACTACGTTCGCAGTGGCGATGCCGGCCTAATTGAATGGAACTGCCTGATCGATCGCTTAACGGTCCAGGAAACACGGTTCTTTCGCGATCCAGAGGCCTTTGCCCTGGTGCGCGATCACCTTCAAAGGTGCTGCGACGCCGGAAGAGGGCCGCTGAGCTTGTGGAGTGTGGGTTGTTCTAGTGGCGAAGAAACCTACAGTTTGGCCATGTTAACGGCCGAGGTGCTGGAACAGACCGATCGTCGACCACGCTTGCGCTTCGGTGTGACCGGTACCGACGTGAGTCGCAATGCCTTGGATCAGGCGCGCGCCGGTGTCTATGGTCGACGCCGGGTTGAGCTGGTCGATGAACGCTTGGAACAACGGTATTTTGAACAGAGTGAAGACCATTATCAAGTTGTGCAGGCCGTCCGAGATAGGGTGTGTTTTGTTCGACTAAACCTTTTGGAGTTGGCGCGTTCACCACTGCGAAATCTGGATCTGATCTATTGTCAGAATGTTCTGATCTATTTTCGCAAATGGCGTAGAAAAGACATTGTTACTGAGTTGGCAGATCGATTGGCGCCCGGGGGTATGTTGGTACTCGGGCTTGGAGAGATGGGCGATTGGTCTCATCCGGCTCTGACCCGAGTTCCAAGTGAACGCGCGTTAGCTTATTTAAAACGTAAATAG
- the pilH gene encoding twitching motility response regulator PilH, with amino-acid sequence MPRVLIVDDSPTETYAFQGMLEKHAFEVFTADNGADGVALARQELPDVVLMDIVMPGLNGFQATRQLTKGADTAHIPVVIVTTKDQETDRVWGRRQGASGYLVKPVSEEELLRTIEAVMSGQTLG; translated from the coding sequence ATGCCTCGTGTATTAATTGTTGATGACTCACCGACCGAAACCTATGCTTTTCAGGGCATGCTGGAGAAGCATGCCTTTGAAGTGTTTACCGCCGACAATGGCGCCGACGGGGTCGCCTTGGCGCGTCAAGAGCTGCCGGATGTGGTCTTGATGGACATCGTAATGCCCGGTTTAAATGGCTTTCAAGCCACCCGCCAACTGACCAAGGGCGCCGATACCGCGCATATACCGGTGGTTATTGTCACTACCAAGGATCAAGAGACGGATCGCGTCTGGGGTCGGCGTCAAGGGGCTTCCGGTTATCTGGTCAAGCCCGTCTCCGAAGAAGAGCTGCTCAGAACCATAGAAGCCGTGATGTCCGGCCAAACCCTAGGATAA
- the gshB gene encoding glutathione synthase, producing the protein MSIKVAIVMDPIEQVNYKKDSSLAMLWAAADRGWELYYLTLADLYLADGVAMGQAAPLTVFRDPSQFYQLEQAVAMKLSDFDVILMRKDPPFDTEYIYATYILERAEASGTLVVNRPQSLRDCNEKVFATEFPQCAPAHLVSRDSTLLRAFHQTHDDVIFKPLDGMGGSAIFRLKADDPNVSVIIETLTRYGQQQIMAQKYLPEIKEGDKRILMIAGKPVDYCLARLPAKGETRGNLAAGGTGRAQPLTDRDRWIADQVAPELVRRGLLFAGLDVIGDYLTEINITSPTCIREIDNAYGTDIGGQLMDAIAEKLAQR; encoded by the coding sequence ATGAGCATTAAAGTCGCAATCGTCATGGACCCCATCGAACAAGTAAATTACAAAAAAGACAGTTCTCTAGCCATGTTATGGGCTGCGGCCGATAGGGGCTGGGAGCTCTACTACCTGACCTTGGCCGATCTCTATTTGGCAGACGGCGTGGCCATGGGCCAGGCCGCGCCGCTGACGGTCTTTCGTGACCCGAGCCAGTTCTATCAGTTGGAACAAGCTGTGGCCATGAAACTGAGCGACTTTGACGTCATCCTGATGCGCAAAGACCCACCCTTTGACACCGAATATATTTACGCAACTTATATCCTGGAACGGGCCGAAGCCAGCGGTACCCTGGTCGTCAATCGGCCACAGAGCCTGCGTGATTGCAACGAGAAAGTCTTTGCCACCGAGTTCCCCCAGTGCGCCCCAGCTCATCTGGTGAGTCGCGACAGCACCCTGCTACGCGCCTTCCATCAAACCCACGACGATGTGATTTTCAAGCCGCTCGACGGCATGGGCGGCAGCGCGATCTTTCGGCTTAAAGCAGACGATCCGAATGTCAGCGTGATCATCGAGACCCTAACCCGATATGGTCAGCAACAGATTATGGCGCAAAAGTATCTGCCCGAAATTAAAGAGGGCGATAAGCGCATTCTGATGATTGCTGGCAAGCCCGTCGACTACTGCCTGGCGCGTCTGCCCGCCAAGGGCGAGACCCGTGGCAACCTCGCTGCCGGCGGCACCGGGCGGGCCCAGCCACTGACCGACCGCGACCGCTGGATCGCCGATCAGGTGGCACCGGAGTTGGTTCGCCGGGGTCTGCTGTTTGCCGGCCTAGATGTTATCGGCGACTATTTGACCGAAATCAACATCACCAGTCCGACCTGCATTCGCGAAATTGACAACGCCTATGGCACCGATATTGGCGGTCAATTGATGGACGCGATCGCCGAAAAACTGGCTCAGAGGTAA
- a CDS encoding methyl-accepting chemotaxis protein, with the protein MKQRAGNLLTILGTNRLLSTLLIGLGLVIVASVAVFIEVSELTKNDQEFLENAGELRVLSQEIAKNASEASAGKDEAFALLQRASSEFEIRWNYILEGDRASKLPAIGAHAPRVNVNDLGNVWLQVRDASGLIVASRETILALHDTANTLAERIPELQVEYDGVVEILLEDGAGATQVAVAQRQSWLAERIIRSINKVLVGGEGAVMAADSFERDAILFERVLDGMRFGNTNMDIAKLDDPEAAVSLERIASIFDVVSGSVKQIMATSPELFRVREASGNIFSDSQVLLELSSALADEIQDASDTRFVSQSWVEVLGLLALVLIAGAVFVIIRDTQSDLQQTAETNEQNQNAILRLLDELADLADGDLTTQATVTEDFTGAIADSINFAIDQMRSLVSSINTTAVQVSSAAQETQATAMHLAEASEHQAQEIAGASAAVNEMAVSIDQVSANAAESAAVAERSVAIAKKGSDVVQATINGMDNIREQIQETSKRIKRLGESSQEIGDIVSLINDIADQTNILALNAAIQASMAGDAGRGFAVVADEVQRLAERSSAATKQIGALVKTIQNDTNEAVISMEQTVAEVVRGARLAQDAGVALEEIESVSKNLADLIQNISNAARQQASSAGHISNTMNVIQEITSQTSAGTTATARSIGNLAQLANDLQSSVAGFKLPENDDDLENFTMPGLDEGRVSVG; encoded by the coding sequence ATGAAGCAAAGAGCCGGAAACCTTTTAACGATTTTGGGTACTAACCGACTTCTCAGCACGCTGCTGATCGGTTTGGGTTTGGTGATTGTGGCCTCTGTTGCGGTCTTTATTGAGGTCAGCGAACTGACCAAAAATGACCAGGAGTTTTTGGAAAATGCCGGCGAACTGAGAGTTCTGTCGCAGGAAATAGCCAAGAATGCCTCGGAAGCCTCGGCCGGTAAGGACGAAGCCTTTGCCTTATTGCAGCGCGCCAGTTCGGAATTTGAGATTCGCTGGAACTATATATTAGAGGGTGACAGAGCCAGCAAGCTGCCAGCCATTGGCGCGCATGCGCCGAGGGTGAACGTCAATGACCTGGGCAACGTCTGGTTGCAAGTCCGTGACGCCTCTGGCCTGATTGTCGCATCGCGTGAGACCATCTTGGCACTGCACGATACGGCCAATACCCTGGCCGAGCGCATCCCTGAATTGCAGGTTGAATACGACGGGGTGGTCGAAATCCTCTTAGAAGACGGCGCCGGTGCGACACAGGTGGCCGTTGCTCAGCGCCAATCCTGGCTGGCCGAGCGCATCATTCGCTCTATCAACAAGGTCCTAGTGGGTGGCGAGGGCGCGGTCATGGCGGCAGATTCCTTCGAGCGGGATGCGATTCTGTTCGAACGGGTGCTCGATGGTATGCGTTTCGGCAATACCAATATGGACATAGCCAAGTTAGACGATCCCGAAGCTGCGGTCTCGTTGGAGCGTATTGCGAGCATCTTCGATGTGGTGTCTGGTTCAGTCAAGCAGATCATGGCGACGTCGCCAGAGTTGTTTCGGGTGCGCGAAGCCTCGGGTAATATTTTTTCCGATTCGCAAGTGTTACTGGAGCTGTCCTCGGCGCTGGCCGACGAGATTCAGGACGCCAGCGATACCCGCTTTGTCAGCCAAAGCTGGGTTGAGGTCTTGGGTCTATTAGCCCTGGTGTTGATCGCCGGCGCGGTATTCGTGATTATTCGGGATACTCAGAGCGACTTACAGCAAACGGCTGAAACCAATGAACAAAACCAAAATGCGATCTTGCGTCTACTCGATGAATTGGCCGACTTGGCTGATGGCGATCTGACCACCCAGGCCACGGTAACGGAAGACTTTACCGGAGCGATCGCCGACTCGATCAACTTCGCGATCGATCAGATGCGCTCGCTGGTCTCGTCTATTAACACCACGGCCGTGCAGGTTTCCTCCGCGGCGCAGGAAACCCAGGCAACGGCCATGCATTTGGCCGAAGCCTCTGAACATCAGGCGCAAGAGATAGCCGGTGCTTCGGCGGCGGTCAACGAGATGGCCGTGTCCATCGACCAGGTGTCCGCCAACGCGGCGGAATCGGCGGCGGTTGCCGAGCGCTCGGTGGCGATCGCTAAGAAAGGCTCCGACGTGGTGCAAGCCACGATCAACGGCATGGATAATATTCGCGAACAGATTCAGGAGACCTCAAAGCGGATCAAACGCTTGGGTGAGTCCTCACAGGAAATTGGCGACATCGTTTCGTTGATTAACGACATCGCCGACCAAACCAACATTCTCGCCTTGAACGCCGCGATTCAGGCATCGATGGCCGGTGATGCCGGTCGGGGTTTTGCGGTGGTCGCCGATGAAGTACAGCGCTTGGCGGAACGATCGTCAGCGGCAACGAAACAGATTGGTGCCTTGGTCAAGACGATTCAGAACGATACCAATGAAGCCGTTATCTCGATGGAACAAACGGTCGCCGAAGTGGTGCGCGGTGCTCGTCTGGCGCAAGACGCCGGTGTGGCATTGGAAGAAATCGAAAGCGTCTCGAAAAACCTCGCCGACCTAATCCAAAATATTTCCAACGCGGCACGCCAGCAGGCCTCCTCGGCCGGTCATATTTCCAATACGATGAACGTAATTCAGGAAATCACCTCGCAAACATCAGCCGGAACCACCGCAACCGCACGCTCCATTGGTAACCTAGCGCAACTGGCCAATGATCTGCAGTCCTCCGTAGCCGGCTTTAAGTTGCCCGAAAACGATGATGATTTGGAGAACTTCACCATGCCTGGCCTCGACGAGGGCAGGGTGTCGGTCGGTTAG
- a CDS encoding VRR-NUC domain-containing protein translates to MTPVILPDNYYLDYFLRLTELVRQRYDDLLSATDSEFLRAIDQTDPVALRLLIRLFLRKGPCFVSAKLHYREVPDGPAALNRLLEQGLIEADPMVYAWQLIDLLPIAQSRQLFSADEPSCRKSDLLARWLNDATVQPCSAWGVTEAIIQPTGADSYRRLQLLYFGNERQNLTEFVLEDLGLFQYETYPLDRSNRLFQDADDITTTLVLNDLADDFYRLCDAKDWPALPDLATQVLALAPSERLARRCHRLLNRIGYRLEQLGDLDRAQACFSTNAQPPARERLARIAFKRGQYDDCLSQLETLAEQPICADETAFYRRFVNRVRTKLGLAKLTFPLPALTVRQAHWQRTPGSVETQACEQLGHAVWLENALPLGVFGLLYWPLVFADVPGVWQHPFQSGPSDLYDEDFCAKRQAGFKLLATQTKAQWRAALIERWHTKHGLANPFVHWSALRLEVVLACFDALTQAQWLGLSTHLLADLRRHRAGFPDLFQYHEDSYCFIEIKGPGDKLQDNQIHWLNQFARLGIHAQVCYVSYDAQPTL, encoded by the coding sequence ATGACGCCAGTGATTCTGCCAGATAATTATTATCTGGATTACTTCTTACGCCTGACCGAGCTGGTTAGGCAGCGCTATGATGATCTGCTGTCGGCCACCGACAGCGAGTTTTTGCGCGCTATCGACCAGACCGATCCGGTTGCCCTGCGCTTACTGATCCGACTCTTTCTGCGCAAGGGGCCCTGCTTTGTCAGCGCCAAACTGCACTACCGCGAAGTACCCGACGGCCCCGCGGCGCTGAACAGGCTGCTCGAACAGGGACTGATCGAGGCCGATCCGATGGTCTATGCCTGGCAGTTGATCGATCTGCTGCCCATTGCACAAAGCCGGCAACTGTTCAGTGCCGATGAGCCAAGCTGTCGCAAGAGCGATCTGCTGGCACGTTGGCTAAACGATGCCACCGTGCAGCCCTGTTCGGCCTGGGGCGTGACCGAAGCCATTATCCAGCCTACCGGCGCAGACAGTTACCGCCGTTTGCAACTGCTCTATTTTGGCAATGAACGCCAAAACCTGACTGAGTTTGTGCTCGAAGATCTGGGTCTATTTCAATACGAAACCTACCCCTTAGACCGCAGCAATCGGTTATTTCAGGATGCGGACGATATCACCACTACGCTGGTATTGAACGACCTGGCCGATGACTTTTACCGACTCTGCGATGCCAAAGACTGGCCGGCGCTGCCCGATTTGGCGACACAGGTCCTAGCGCTGGCGCCGTCCGAACGCCTGGCTCGGCGCTGCCATCGCCTGCTCAATCGAATCGGCTACCGTCTGGAACAACTCGGCGACCTCGACCGGGCCCAGGCGTGCTTCTCGACCAACGCTCAACCACCAGCGCGGGAGCGATTGGCGCGCATCGCCTTTAAGCGCGGCCAATATGATGATTGCCTAAGCCAATTGGAGACCCTCGCCGAGCAGCCGATCTGTGCCGACGAGACAGCCTTCTATCGCCGTTTTGTTAATCGGGTTCGGACTAAGCTGGGTCTAGCCAAGTTGACCTTTCCGCTGCCTGCCCTAACCGTGCGCCAAGCGCACTGGCAGCGCACCCCGGGCAGCGTGGAGACTCAGGCGTGCGAGCAGTTAGGCCACGCCGTTTGGCTCGAGAATGCCCTGCCGCTCGGGGTCTTTGGCCTCCTCTATTGGCCGCTGGTGTTTGCCGACGTGCCCGGCGTTTGGCAACATCCTTTTCAGTCTGGGCCCAGCGATCTATACGATGAAGATTTCTGCGCCAAACGCCAGGCTGGGTTCAAGCTCTTGGCCACCCAGACAAAGGCTCAATGGCGCGCTGCACTGATTGAGCGCTGGCACACCAAACACGGCCTGGCCAATCCCTTCGTGCACTGGTCGGCACTGCGCCTAGAGGTGGTCTTGGCCTGCTTTGACGCCTTGACTCAGGCACAATGGCTTGGCTTAAGCACGCATCTGCTCGCCGATCTGCGCCGTCATCGGGCCGGCTTTCCCGACCTCTTCCAATACCACGAGGACAGTTACTGCTTTATCGAAATAAAGGGTCCGGGCGACAAGTTGCAAGACAATCAGATTCACTGGCTAAACCAATTTGCCCGCCTCGGGATTCACGCCCAGGTCTGCTATGTAAGCTACGATGCCCAGCCGACGTTATAG
- the pilG gene encoding twitching motility response regulator PilG, with translation MDTSFENLKVMVIDDSKTIRRTAETLLKKVGCDVITATDGFDALAKIADSKPDIIFVDIMMPRLDGYQTCALIKNNSAFKETPVIMLSSKDGLFDKAKGRIVGSDQYLTKPFGKEELLGAIRDYVK, from the coding sequence ATGGATACGAGTTTTGAAAATCTGAAAGTCATGGTGATTGACGACTCCAAGACAATTCGACGCACGGCAGAGACACTCCTCAAAAAGGTCGGCTGTGATGTTATTACCGCCACGGATGGTTTTGATGCCCTCGCCAAAATCGCCGATTCAAAGCCAGATATAATCTTTGTGGATATTATGATGCCCCGCTTAGACGGTTATCAAACCTGCGCCCTAATTAAGAACAACAGCGCCTTTAAAGAGACGCCGGTCATTATGCTGTCCAGTAAAGACGGACTGTTCGATAAGGCCAAAGGACGCATCGTCGGTAGTGACCAATATCTTACCAAGCCATTTGGTAAAGAAGAATTATTGGGTGCCATCCGCGACTATGTTAAGTAA
- the ruvX gene encoding Holliday junction resolvase RuvX produces MTANIWLGFDWGLGWIGVASGQTQTFTASALKPLRARDGIPNWDEVERLVAEWQPAGFVVGIPFNMDGSESEMTVRAHKFRKRLYGRFGKPAEGIDERLSTREAFDLLGAQGHSLHRAKSAQIDSLAAQIILQSWLNERQLLVPRLEP; encoded by the coding sequence ATGACCGCTAATATCTGGCTCGGCTTTGACTGGGGACTGGGTTGGATTGGGGTCGCCAGCGGGCAAACCCAAACCTTCACTGCCTCGGCCTTAAAACCGTTACGCGCACGCGATGGCATCCCCAATTGGGACGAGGTTGAGCGCCTGGTCGCCGAATGGCAACCAGCAGGCTTTGTGGTCGGCATTCCGTTCAATATGGACGGCAGTGAATCGGAGATGACGGTGCGGGCGCATAAGTTCCGCAAGCGCCTCTATGGCCGTTTTGGTAAACCAGCTGAGGGCATCGACGAACGCCTCTCGACACGTGAGGCCTTTGATTTACTCGGCGCCCAGGGCCACTCTCTGCACAGGGCCAAGTCGGCCCAAATCGACAGCCTGGCCGCGCAAATCATTCTGCAGAGCTGGCTTAACGAACGGCAACTGCTGGTCCCTCGGCTCGAACCATGA
- a CDS encoding chemotaxis protein CheW has protein sequence MSDRSPILILRELEARIRAKVVGLPEQEKISETWSGIGFRMGQHYFVSSMAEVTELLRVPAHTRLPNVKPWVLGVSNIRGRLIPIIDLNSFFAYDSTEPIRSRRILVIDHQGQPDGLVVDGVEGMQYFVADSFNEVVPELPDELKPFIVGHFVKDRKVWSRFSMKTLGDHEQFQEVAV, from the coding sequence ATGTCCGATCGATCACCCATTTTGATCCTGCGCGAACTCGAAGCCCGCATCCGAGCTAAGGTGGTTGGGCTGCCGGAGCAGGAAAAGATATCGGAAACCTGGAGTGGCATCGGATTCCGCATGGGACAGCATTATTTTGTCTCCTCCATGGCGGAGGTCACCGAATTGCTGCGTGTCCCCGCGCACACCCGTCTACCCAATGTAAAGCCTTGGGTTTTGGGGGTATCCAATATCCGCGGCCGGTTAATTCCGATCATCGATTTAAACAGTTTTTTTGCCTATGACAGTACCGAGCCAATTCGCAGTCGGCGGATCCTAGTAATAGACCACCAGGGCCAGCCCGACGGCTTGGTAGTCGATGGTGTCGAAGGCATGCAGTACTTTGTGGCCGACTCCTTTAACGAGGTGGTGCCCGAATTACCGGATGAACTAAAGCCCTTCATTGTGGGGCATTTTGTTAAGGATCGAAAAGTATGGTCACGCTTCAGTATGAAAACGCTGGGCGACCATGAACAGTTTCAAGAAGTGGCAGTCTAG
- a CDS encoding ATP-dependent DNA helicase, with amino-acid sequence MPSRRYRVSVRALADFCQIQGDLISVYRPGPSAFEGQQTHNALQSKRAKPYQAETPLSFRWQNPAFELVVSGRADGTFPDGVEEIKTTRVPPHDIPSGLRDLHHSQAKLYAAIYALQFDAGPMLRVCNTYVHPQTLEEWPLERAYPVEQLLDYLLDCCLRYDAWLMRVDRHQRDRQPFLAQLSFPFATMRPAQRLMAESVYKACRVGKDLCVEAPTGTGKTLAALFPALKAMTEVEVRSLFFLTMKTTGQVAAHDALQRLDPAHRLSVVALTAKTRLCRSPDTPCDGQFCPYARDYFAKRDRLREQLFEPIRWDPDALIELAEKEQICPYYLSQDWAIWSDVVIGDLNYIYDTTAVQPYLLREIDNRATVLIDECHNLIDRGRMMFSAEFSGFALQQLLHQCPKKIQNRLRKIQTRLREVCTKFGPGLCYESPQTLLHSLRDFMADSAALLRDNPQFEPDALWQPFLFSCTRFIRLHDLADAGDFCWRYGTGSPELRGIELICLNPARLLMSKHQLVNNVVAFSATLKPWPYSQQLNGLAGAITQELPSPFQASQFSVYLANDVSTRFRDRTHLPERLRPLLNSLVGNGKNTLVFFSSYQQLQQAARLLDPAEALLVQRADWTARERDAVLAQFRAHRGLTLLTVLGGVFGEGIDLPGEQLEQVVVIGPGLPQVNDVNNAIRLQMDQQQLPGFDFAYAFPGLQKVLQAAGRCVRTDTDQGEILLIDDRFDAYGQQGWLPVHWTVHSGPLQRWPGSLTAL; translated from the coding sequence ATGCCCAGCCGACGTTATAGGGTCTCGGTGCGTGCGCTGGCCGATTTCTGCCAGATCCAAGGCGATCTGATCAGCGTCTATCGGCCCGGCCCGAGCGCGTTCGAGGGCCAACAGACGCACAATGCACTGCAGAGCAAGCGCGCCAAACCCTATCAGGCGGAAACGCCGCTCAGCTTTCGTTGGCAAAACCCGGCGTTTGAACTGGTAGTCAGCGGCCGGGCCGATGGCACCTTCCCCGATGGGGTCGAGGAAATCAAAACCACGCGCGTGCCGCCGCACGATATTCCCAGCGGCCTGCGCGACCTGCATCACAGCCAGGCCAAGCTCTATGCCGCAATCTACGCCTTGCAGTTCGACGCCGGGCCCATGCTGCGGGTATGCAACACCTACGTGCATCCGCAAACATTGGAAGAGTGGCCGCTGGAGCGTGCTTATCCGGTCGAACAACTGCTCGATTATCTGCTCGACTGTTGCCTGCGCTATGATGCCTGGCTGATGCGGGTCGATCGCCATCAACGGGATCGGCAACCCTTCTTGGCGCAGCTGTCATTCCCCTTTGCAACCATGCGGCCAGCCCAACGCCTGATGGCCGAAAGTGTTTACAAGGCTTGTCGGGTCGGCAAAGACCTGTGCGTCGAAGCCCCGACCGGCACCGGTAAAACCTTGGCGGCGCTGTTTCCGGCCCTGAAGGCGATGACCGAGGTCGAGGTGCGCAGCCTGTTTTTCCTCACCATGAAAACCACCGGCCAGGTGGCCGCGCACGATGCATTGCAACGACTGGACCCGGCGCATCGGCTTAGCGTCGTCGCCCTGACCGCCAAAACCCGCCTCTGCCGTTCGCCCGACACACCCTGCGATGGCCAATTCTGCCCCTATGCACGGGACTATTTTGCCAAACGGGACCGGCTACGCGAGCAGTTGTTCGAGCCCATCCGCTGGGATCCCGATGCGCTGATTGAATTGGCCGAGAAGGAACAAATTTGCCCCTATTACCTGAGCCAGGACTGGGCTATTTGGTCGGATGTGGTCATTGGCGATCTGAACTATATCTACGACACGACCGCGGTGCAGCCCTATCTGTTGCGCGAGATCGACAACCGGGCCACGGTACTGATCGATGAATGCCACAACCTGATCGACCGCGGCCGGATGATGTTCAGCGCCGAGTTTTCCGGCTTTGCGCTGCAGCAGTTGCTGCATCAATGTCCCAAGAAAATCCAGAACCGCTTGCGCAAAATCCAGACGCGCTTGCGCGAGGTCTGCACTAAGTTTGGCCCCGGTCTGTGTTATGAGTCGCCCCAGACTCTGCTGCACAGTCTGCGCGACTTTATGGCCGACAGCGCCGCGCTGCTAAGAGACAACCCCCAGTTTGAACCGGATGCGCTCTGGCAGCCTTTTTTGTTCAGTTGTACGCGTTTTATTCGCTTGCATGACTTGGCCGACGCCGGCGACTTCTGCTGGCGCTACGGCACCGGCAGCCCAGAGCTGCGTGGTATTGAACTGATCTGTTTGAATCCCGCCCGGCTCTTGATGAGCAAACATCAGCTGGTCAATAATGTCGTCGCCTTCAGTGCTACCCTTAAGCCTTGGCCCTATAGCCAGCAACTCAACGGCCTGGCCGGCGCTATCACCCAAGAGCTGCCGTCACCCTTTCAAGCCAGCCAGTTTAGTGTCTACTTGGCCAACGATGTGTCGACCCGCTTTCGCGATCGGACCCACTTGCCGGAACGCCTGCGCCCGCTCCTGAACAGCCTGGTCGGGAACGGCAAAAACACCCTGGTGTTTTTTTCCAGCTACCAACAATTGCAGCAGGCCGCCCGTCTCTTGGACCCCGCCGAGGCGCTGTTGGTGCAACGCGCCGATTGGACTGCACGCGAACGCGACGCGGTGTTAGCGCAATTCCGTGCGCACCGTGGGCTCACGCTACTCACCGTATTGGGCGGCGTCTTTGGTGAGGGCATCGACTTGCCGGGCGAACAATTGGAGCAGGTGGTCGTGATCGGTCCTGGCTTGCCGCAGGTCAATGACGTCAACAACGCTATCCGCTTGCAGATGGACCAGCAACAACTGCCGGGGTTCGACTTCGCTTATGCCTTTCCGGGCTTGCAGAAAGTGTTACAGGCGGCCGGGCGTTGTGTCCGCACCGACACCGATCAGGGCGAGATCCTCTTGATCGACGATCGTTTTGACGCCTATGGACAGCAGGGCTGGTTACCGGTGCATTGGACGGTGCACAGCGGTCCATTGCAGCGTTGGCCCGGTTCACTCACGGCGCTTTAA
- a CDS encoding energy transducer TonB, with translation MTQEGLRVGASDRLSFTLFLALALHAIVIFGISFSSRPVSSKSPTLDVTLSMHQSDDLVADADADFLADSNQQGSGTLTEKALLKSTEQADIEDNQIFHTIPTLTQLAYSELSLTNDRIITTTSPGTDRAVSNDAEQGDLDIPVQTDQAVVINNITDVATLKALLDDSRQAYAKRPRVRTLTAVSTKRAVDANYIFDWLQKVERIGNQNYPESARNQRISGSVRLAVSINADGSLRSVLVTSSSGHSLLDQAAKQIVYLAAPYPAFSATMVEQYDVLEVIRTWQFRIDNRFGVTNDR, from the coding sequence ATGACCCAAGAAGGACTGCGGGTCGGGGCTTCAGACCGACTTAGCTTTACGCTGTTTCTGGCCTTGGCGCTGCACGCTATAGTCATATTCGGCATCAGTTTCAGTTCTCGACCGGTGTCGAGTAAGAGCCCGACGCTTGATGTTACCCTGAGCATGCACCAGAGTGACGATCTGGTTGCCGACGCCGATGCCGATTTTTTGGCCGACAGCAACCAGCAAGGCAGTGGCACCTTGACCGAGAAAGCGTTACTCAAGTCGACCGAACAGGCCGATATTGAGGATAACCAGATCTTTCATACCATCCCGACCCTCACCCAGCTGGCCTATTCCGAGCTGAGCCTGACCAATGATCGGATTATCACCACAACCAGTCCCGGCACAGATCGTGCGGTCAGCAACGATGCCGAGCAGGGCGACCTGGATATCCCGGTGCAGACTGACCAGGCCGTGGTGATCAACAACATCACCGATGTAGCAACCCTCAAGGCTCTGCTCGATGACAGCCGTCAGGCCTATGCCAAGCGACCACGGGTGCGCACCTTGACCGCGGTATCCACCAAGCGCGCCGTCGATGCCAACTATATATTTGACTGGCTGCAAAAGGTGGAGCGCATCGGCAATCAAAATTATCCGGAATCGGCACGCAATCAGCGTATCAGCGGCTCGGTGCGTTTAGCGGTATCAATCAATGCCGATGGCAGCTTGCGCTCGGTACTGGTGACCAGTTCATCCGGCCACTCCTTGCTCGACCAGGCGGCCAAGCAAATAGTCTATTTGGCGGCACCCTATCCAGCATTCAGCGCAACCATGGTCGAGCAATACGACGTGTTAGAAGTGATTCGCACCTGGCAGTTCCGCATCGATAATCGTTTTGGAGTAACAAATGACCGCTAA